GAGGGCTACGGCGAGGCTGAGCCGGCCGGCCCTGGCGGGTCCGGCGGCTTCGGAACGGGGGGGAGGAACAGCAGTCACTGGTCCACTATCGCCCGAACCCCGGGCGAAGTGTCACCCGGGGTTCGTATGAGAAGCGCCCTATTGCCCGAGTCGGTTCGCCGTGTGCACCGCGCGCAGCACCGCGGCCGCCTTGTTCCGGCACTCCTGGTCCTCGGCGACCGGGTCGGAGTCGGCGACGATTCCGGCGCCGGCCTGGACGTAGGCCGTGCCGTCGCGGAGGAGGGCCGTGCGGATGGCGATGGCCGTGTCGGAGTCGCCCGCGAAGTCGAGGTAGCCGACGCAGCCGCCGTACAGTCCGCGCCGGGACGGTTCGAGTTCGTCGATGATCTGCATCGCGCGCGGCTTGGGGGCGCCGGAGAGGGTGCCCGCCGGGAAGCATGCCGTCAGGACGTCGAAGGCGGTGCGGCCCGGGGCGACCTTGCCGGTCACCGTCGAGACGATGTGCATCACGTGCGAGTACCGCTCGATGGACATGAAGTCCACGACTTCCACGGAGCCCGGTTCGCAGACCCGCCCCAGGTCGTTGCGGCCCAGGTCGACCAGCATCAGGTGCTCGGCGCGTTCCTTGGGGTCGGCGAGCAGTTCGTCGGCGAGAGCCTGGTCCTCCTGCGGGGTGGCTCCGCGCCACCGGGTGCCGGCGATGGGGTGGACCATGGCCCGCCCGTCCTCGACCTTCACGAGGGCTTCGGGGGACGAGCCGACGACGTCGAAGCCGTCGAAGCGGAACAGGTACATGTACGGGGAGGGGTTGGTGGCCCTCAGGACCCGGTACACGTCCAACGCGCTTGCCGTGCAGGGTGTTTCGAAGCGCTGCGAGGGGACGACCTGGAAG
Above is a window of Streptomyces sp. NBC_00490 DNA encoding:
- a CDS encoding anthranilate synthase component I, which produces MDLETFRKLATDRRVIPVTRKLLADGDTPVALYRKLAAERPGTFLLESAENGRSWSRYSFVGVRSAATLTSRDGQAHWLGAPPVGVPVDGDPLAALRATIEALHTPHQDGMPPFTGGMVGYLGYDIVRRLEKIGPGERDDLQLPELTMLLTSDLAVMDHWEGSVLLIANAINHNDLDTGVDEAYTDAVARLDAMQADLTRPVAQPPAVLPPSELPEYTALWGGEDFREAVEDIKERIRAGEAFQVVPSQRFETPCTASALDVYRVLRATNPSPYMYLFRFDGFDVVGSSPEALVKVEDGRAMVHPIAGTRWRGATPQEDQALADELLADPKERAEHLMLVDLGRNDLGRVCEPGSVEVVDFMSIERYSHVMHIVSTVTGKVAPGRTAFDVLTACFPAGTLSGAPKPRAMQIIDELEPSRRGLYGGCVGYLDFAGDSDTAIAIRTALLRDGTAYVQAGAGIVADSDPVAEDQECRNKAAAVLRAVHTANRLGQ